One window of Camelina sativa cultivar DH55 chromosome 4, Cs, whole genome shotgun sequence genomic DNA carries:
- the LOC104781497 gene encoding protein HOTHEAD-like isoform X1, with product MDFHNFRLLSHFILVAVFIFHDSCYSDEAGNYRFMKDAASAPNLSHFDYIVVGGGTAGCALAATLSQNATVLVLERGGSPYDDPTATDIGNFANTLLNTTPNSWSQLFVTEDGVYNSRARVLGGGTVINAGFYSRAEEDFVAEAGWERDEVEAAYEWVEKKVVFEPQVKGWQSAFRDGLLEAGVTPFNGFTYEHVVGTKIGGTIFDPDGHRHTAANLLEYANPDKIVVYLHASVHKILFTTKGNGRPKAYGVIFQDAGGVYHTAELGTQDSIMNEVILSAGAIASPQLLMLSGVGPAAHLAAHGVNPVIVDHPMVGQGMADNPMNPVFIPSPEPVEVSLVQAVGITKFGSYIEGGSALSLSISLTRSFLDGVLNLVKKTKLRTLSISTFLNSLDLRLNVATKAGVIIQKVNGPLSRGHLELRNTDPDDNPSVTFNYYQNQEDLNKCVEGLSTIIKVIESKGYSKYKYPGSSGRGLLNLILALPTNLRARHITSAFDLKQFCKDTVMTIYHYHGGCQVGKVVDNDYKVLGIDALRVIDGSTFLKSPGTNPQAAIMMLGRYMGQKILRERTAF from the exons TGTGCATTAGCTGCAACGCTCTCTCAAAACGCTACCGTGTTAGTCCTCGAACGCGGCGGTTCCCCTTACGACGACCCAACCGCGACAGACATCGGTAACTTCGCAAACACACTCTTGAACACAACACCAAACTCTTGGTCGCAGCTATTCGTCACCGAAGACGGCGTCTACAACTCACGCGCTCGCGTGCTCGGTGGAGGAACCGTTATAAACGCGGGATTCTACTCGCGTGCGGAAGAAGATTTCGTGGCGGAAGCAGGATGGGAGAGAGACGAGGTCGAAGCGGCTTACGAGTGGGTCGAGAAAAAAGTGGTTTTCGAACCGCAGGTTAAAGGATGGCAATCGGCGTTTCGAGATGGTCTTTTAGAGGCTGGAGTCACTCCTTTCAATGGTTTCACGTACGAACATGTCGTTGGCACCAAAATTGGTGGTACCATATTTGACCCGGATGGTCATAGACACACCGCGGCTAATTTGTTGGAGTATGCTAATCCGGATAAGATTGTTGTCTACTTGCATGCTTCTGTCCATAAAATCCTCTTCACTACCAAAG GTAATGGGAGGCCCAAAGCATATGGGGTGATATTTCAAGATGCAGGTGGAGTGTACCACACGGCAGAATTGGGAACGCAAGATTCAATAATGAATGAGGTGATCTTATCAGCTGGTGCCATTGCGAGCCCGCAGCTACTGATGCTGAGTGGTGTAGGCCCTGCAGCCCATCTTGCAGCGCATGGGGTGAATCCAGTCATTGTAGATCACCCAATGGTGGGGCAAGGGATGGCTGATAACCCGATGAACCCGGTGTTCATCCCTTCTCCTGAACCCGTAGAAGTGTCTCTTGTACAAGCTGTTGGGATTACCAAGTTTGGTAGTTATATCGAAGGTGGAAGTGCGTTAAGTCTGTCTATTAGTTTGACCCGTAGCTTCTTAGATGGTGTTTTGAATCTTGTTAAAAAG ACAAAACTTCGTACTCTATCCATCTCaacatttttaaattctttGGATCTTCGCTTGAACGTGGCGACAAAAGCGGGTGTGATCATCCAAAAAGTGAATGGACCGCTCTCGAGAGGTCACTTGGAGTTGCGAAATACAGATCCAGATGATAACCCCTCAGTGACATTCAACTACTATCAGAATCAAGAAGATTTGAACAAATGTGTTGAGGGACTTAGTACCATTATTAAAGTGATAGAATCGAAAGGGTACTCCAAGTACAAGTACCCTGGATCGAGTGGGCGTGGATTATTAAATCTCATTCTTGCCCTTCCCACCAATCTAAGGGCAAGACACATAACCTCGGCGTTCGATTTAAAACAGTTTTGTAAAGATACCGTGATGACTATATATCATTACCACGGAGGTTGTCAAGTAGGGAAAGTGGTCGACAATGATTACAAAGTATTAGGGATTGATGCTTTGAGGGTCATCGATGGTTCCACGTTTCTCAAGTCTCCAGGGACTAATCCCCAGGCCGCGATCATGATGCTCGGAAG GTATATGGGTCAGAAAATTCTTCGAGAGAGGACGGCTTTCTGA
- the LOC104781497 gene encoding protein HOTHEAD-like isoform X2: MLFRRRYNSGNYRFMKDAASAPNLSHFDYIVVGGGTAGCALAATLSQNATVLVLERGGSPYDDPTATDIGNFANTLLNTTPNSWSQLFVTEDGVYNSRARVLGGGTVINAGFYSRAEEDFVAEAGWERDEVEAAYEWVEKKVVFEPQVKGWQSAFRDGLLEAGVTPFNGFTYEHVVGTKIGGTIFDPDGHRHTAANLLEYANPDKIVVYLHASVHKILFTTKGNGRPKAYGVIFQDAGGVYHTAELGTQDSIMNEVILSAGAIASPQLLMLSGVGPAAHLAAHGVNPVIVDHPMVGQGMADNPMNPVFIPSPEPVEVSLVQAVGITKFGSYIEGGSALSLSISLTRSFLDGVLNLVKKTKLRTLSISTFLNSLDLRLNVATKAGVIIQKVNGPLSRGHLELRNTDPDDNPSVTFNYYQNQEDLNKCVEGLSTIIKVIESKGYSKYKYPGSSGRGLLNLILALPTNLRARHITSAFDLKQFCKDTVMTIYHYHGGCQVGKVVDNDYKVLGIDALRVIDGSTFLKSPGTNPQAAIMMLGRYMGQKILRERTAF, translated from the exons TGTGCATTAGCTGCAACGCTCTCTCAAAACGCTACCGTGTTAGTCCTCGAACGCGGCGGTTCCCCTTACGACGACCCAACCGCGACAGACATCGGTAACTTCGCAAACACACTCTTGAACACAACACCAAACTCTTGGTCGCAGCTATTCGTCACCGAAGACGGCGTCTACAACTCACGCGCTCGCGTGCTCGGTGGAGGAACCGTTATAAACGCGGGATTCTACTCGCGTGCGGAAGAAGATTTCGTGGCGGAAGCAGGATGGGAGAGAGACGAGGTCGAAGCGGCTTACGAGTGGGTCGAGAAAAAAGTGGTTTTCGAACCGCAGGTTAAAGGATGGCAATCGGCGTTTCGAGATGGTCTTTTAGAGGCTGGAGTCACTCCTTTCAATGGTTTCACGTACGAACATGTCGTTGGCACCAAAATTGGTGGTACCATATTTGACCCGGATGGTCATAGACACACCGCGGCTAATTTGTTGGAGTATGCTAATCCGGATAAGATTGTTGTCTACTTGCATGCTTCTGTCCATAAAATCCTCTTCACTACCAAAG GTAATGGGAGGCCCAAAGCATATGGGGTGATATTTCAAGATGCAGGTGGAGTGTACCACACGGCAGAATTGGGAACGCAAGATTCAATAATGAATGAGGTGATCTTATCAGCTGGTGCCATTGCGAGCCCGCAGCTACTGATGCTGAGTGGTGTAGGCCCTGCAGCCCATCTTGCAGCGCATGGGGTGAATCCAGTCATTGTAGATCACCCAATGGTGGGGCAAGGGATGGCTGATAACCCGATGAACCCGGTGTTCATCCCTTCTCCTGAACCCGTAGAAGTGTCTCTTGTACAAGCTGTTGGGATTACCAAGTTTGGTAGTTATATCGAAGGTGGAAGTGCGTTAAGTCTGTCTATTAGTTTGACCCGTAGCTTCTTAGATGGTGTTTTGAATCTTGTTAAAAAG ACAAAACTTCGTACTCTATCCATCTCaacatttttaaattctttGGATCTTCGCTTGAACGTGGCGACAAAAGCGGGTGTGATCATCCAAAAAGTGAATGGACCGCTCTCGAGAGGTCACTTGGAGTTGCGAAATACAGATCCAGATGATAACCCCTCAGTGACATTCAACTACTATCAGAATCAAGAAGATTTGAACAAATGTGTTGAGGGACTTAGTACCATTATTAAAGTGATAGAATCGAAAGGGTACTCCAAGTACAAGTACCCTGGATCGAGTGGGCGTGGATTATTAAATCTCATTCTTGCCCTTCCCACCAATCTAAGGGCAAGACACATAACCTCGGCGTTCGATTTAAAACAGTTTTGTAAAGATACCGTGATGACTATATATCATTACCACGGAGGTTGTCAAGTAGGGAAAGTGGTCGACAATGATTACAAAGTATTAGGGATTGATGCTTTGAGGGTCATCGATGGTTCCACGTTTCTCAAGTCTCCAGGGACTAATCCCCAGGCCGCGATCATGATGCTCGGAAG GTATATGGGTCAGAAAATTCTTCGAGAGAGGACGGCTTTCTGA
- the LOC104781496 gene encoding protein HOTHEAD — translation MDFHIFRFFHLILVAVFIFHDSWCYCDEAGNYSFMKNATSAPTLSHFDYIIIGGGTAGCALAATLSRDATVLVLERGGSPYDNPAATDIGNFANTLLDVTPNSWSQLFVSEDGVYNSRARVLGGGTVINAGFYSRGEEDFMKEAGWDREEVEAAYEWVEKKMVFEPPAKGWQSAFRDGLLEAGVSPNNGFTFGHINGTKFGGTIFDRDGHRHTAANLLEYANPNTIVVYLHASVHKILFTTTKGNQRPKAYGVIFEDASGVVHKAELATQDSMNEVILSAGAIASPQLLMLSGVGPAAHLKAYGVNPVILDNPMVGQGMADNPMNPVFIPSPEPVEVSLVQAVGITKFGSYIEGGSGLSLSISLTRSFLDGVLKLVKKTKFPTHLISKFFEPLDLRLNVTAKAGVIIQKTDGPFSRGHLELRNTDPNDNPSVTFNYYQDPEDLNKCVEGISTIMKVIESKGYSKYKYDGVSARGLLDIILALPTNLRARHITSAFDLKQYCKDTVMTIYHYHGGCQLGKVVDNDYKVLGVDALRVIDGSTFLKSPGTNPQATTMMLGRYMGQKILQKRTIIRGKEEEETVKTEL, via the exons ATGGATTTTCATATTTTCcgattttttcatttaatactcGTCGCAGTTTTCATCTTTCACGATTCATGGTGTTATTGCGATGAAG CTGGAAactatagttttatgaaaaatgcAACATCAGCACCAACGTTGTCTCACTTCGACTACATCATCATCGGAGGAGGAACCGCCGGATGTGCATTAGCCGCAACGCTCTCTCGAGACGCCACCGTTTTAGTACTCGAACGCGGTGGGTCTCCTTACGACAATCCAGCTGCCACAGACATTGGGAACTTTGCAAACACGCTCTTAGACGTAACTCCAAACTCATGGTCGCAGCTCTTCGTCTCAGAAGACGGCGTCTACAACTCACGCGCGCGCGTGCTCGGTGGAGGGACTGTGATAAACGCGGGATTCTACTCGCGTGGGGAAGAAGATTTTATGAAGGAAGCAGGATGGGACAGAGAAGAAGTCGAAGCGGCTTATGAATGGGTCGAGAAGAAGATGGTATTCGAACCGCCGGCTAAAGGATGGCAATCGGCGTTTAGAGATGGGCTGTTGGAGGCTGGTGTGAGTCCAAACAATGGTTTCACGTTTGGACATATCAATGGGACCAAATTTGGTGGTACGATATTTGACCGGGATGGTCATAGACACACGGCAGCGAATTTGTTGGAGTATGCTAATCCGAATACGATTGTTGTCTACTTGCATGCTTCTGTCCATAAAATTCTCTTCACTACTACCAAAG GGAACCAGAGGCCTAAAGCATATGGGGTGATATTTGAAGATGCAAGTGGAGTGGTCCACAAGGCAGAATTGGCAACGCAAGACTCAATGAATGAGGTGATCTTATCAGCGGGTGCCATTGCGAGCCCACAGCTATTGATGTTAAGTGGTGTGGGTCCTGCGGCCCATCTCAAAGCTTATGGGGTGAATCCGGTCATCCTAGATAACCCCATGGTGGGACAAGGGATGGCTGATAACCCGATGAATCCGGTTTTCATTCCTTCTCCTGAACCCGTAGAAGTGTCTCTTGTACAAGCCGTTGGGATCACCAAGTTTGGCAGTTACATTGAAGGTGGAAGTGGACTAAGTCTCTCTATTAGTTTGACCCGTAGCTTCTTAGATGGTGTCCTCAAACTTGTTAAAAAg ACAAAATTTCCTACGCATCTCATCTCAAAGTTTTTTGAACCTCTGGATCTTCGCTTGAACGTGACGGCAAAAGCGGGCGTGATCATCCAGAAAACGGATGGACCGTTCTCCAGAGGTCACTTGGAATTGCGGAACACGGACCCAAATGATAACCCTTCAGTGACATTCAACTACTATCAGGATCCGGAGGATTTGAACAAGTGTGTTGAAGGAATTAGTACCATTATGAAAGTGATCGAATCCAAGGGATACTCCAAGTACAAGTACGATGGAGTGAGTGCGCGTGGACTACTTGATATCATCCTTGCCCTTCCCACCAATCTGAGGGCAAGACACATAACCTCGGCGTTCGATTTAAAACAGTATTGTAAAGATACCGTGATGACTATATATCATTACCATGGAGGTTGTCAATTAGGGAAAGTGGTCGACAATGATTACAAAGTATTAGGGGTTGATGCTTTGCGGGTCATTGATGGATCCACGTTTCTCAAGTCTCCAGGTACTAATCCCCAGGCCACTACCATGATGCTCGGAAG GTATATGGGGCAGAAGATTCTTCAAAAGAGGACTATTATccgaggaaaagaagaagaagaaaccgttAAAACCGAGTTGTAG